From the Cryptomeria japonica chromosome 2, Sugi_1.0, whole genome shotgun sequence genome, one window contains:
- the LOC131065953 gene encoding heavy metal-associated isoprenylated plant protein 39 isoform X1 yields MYAHSYIRPTLNSLHSATDLHTYQSKHLVILYRPVRMKKIVLKLPLEDESRKRKALKLVAGIQGVDSVAVDMKDKKMTVTGDVDPVYLTSKLRKFGSAELVSVGPAKEEKKEGEKKEEKKPESDAKKNKAEAPKIEYVYMPPSYDYRARDYTLVSEENPNACVIC; encoded by the exons ATGTATGCTCACTCTTACATCCGGCCTACGCTAAATTCTTTGCATTCTGCCACAGATTTGCATACTTACCAGTCAAAACATCTTGTCATTCTTTATCGCCCTGTAAGAATGAAG AAAATAGTGCTGAAATTGCCTCTGGAGGATGAAAGCAGGAAGAGAAAGGCCCTCAAGCTGGTTGCAGGTATCCAAG GGGTGGATTCTGTGGCGGTGGACATGAAGGATAAGAAGATGACTGTAACAGGGGATGTGGACCCTGTGTATTTAACCTCTAAACTCAGGAAATTTGGCTCCGCAGAGTTGGTGAGCGTGGGGCCTGCGAAGGAGGAGAAAAAGGAGGGCGAGAAGAAGGAGGAGAAGAAGCCTGAGAGCGATGCAAAGAAGAACAAAGCAGAAGCTCCAAAAATTGAATATGTGTATATGCCCCCCAGCTACGACTACAGAGCACGTGACTACACTCTTGTCAGTGAGGAGAATCCCAACGCTTGCGTTATTTGTTGA
- the LOC131065956 gene encoding heavy metal-associated isoprenylated plant protein 39, translating into MKKIVLKLALDDENTKRKALKLAAGVQGVDSVAVDMKERKMTVIGDVDPVYLTSKLRKFGFTELLSVGPAKEEKKEGEKKEEKKPQNDAKKENKAEAPKYEIVYVPRSYDSRAYEYTAVGEEKPNACVIC; encoded by the exons ATGAAG AAAATAGTGCTGAAATTGGCTCTGGATGACGAAAACACCAAGAGAAAGGCCCTCAAACTGGCTGCAGGTGTTCAAG GGGTGGATTCTGTGGCGGTGGACATGAAGGAGAGGAAGATGACTGTAATAGGGGATGTAGATCCCGTCTATTTAACTTCTAAACTCAGGAAATTTGGCTTCACAGAACTGCTGAGCGTGGGACCTGcgaaagaggagaaaaaggagggcgagaaaaaagaggagaagaagCCTCAGAACGATGCAAAGAAAGAGAACAAAGCGGAAGCTCCAAAATATGAAATTGTGTATGTTCCCCGCAGCTACGACTCCAGAGCTTATGAATACACTGCTGTCGGTGAGGAAAAGCCCAACGCTTGCGTTATATGTTGA
- the LOC131065955 gene encoding heavy metal-associated isoprenylated plant protein 39, translated as MKKIVLKLALDDESTKRKALKLAAGVQGVDSVAVDMKERKMTVIGDVDPVYLTSKLRKFGFTELLSVGPAKEEKKEGEKKEEKKPQNDAKKENKAEAPKYEIVYVPRSYDSRAYEYTAVSEENPNACVIC; from the exons ATGAAG AAAATAGTGCTGAAATTGGCTCTGGATGACGAAAGCACCAAGAGAAAGGCCCTCAAACTGGCTGCAGGTGTCCAAG GGGTGGATTCTGTGGCGGTGGACATGAAGGAGAGGAAGATGACTGTAATAGGGGATGTAGATCCCGTCTATTTAACATCTAAACTCAGGAAATTTGGCTTCACAGAGCTGCTGAGCGTGGGACCTGcgaaagaggagaaaaaggagggcgagaaaaaagaggagaagaagCCTCAGAACGATGCAAAGAAAGAGAACAAAGCGGAAGCTCCAAAATATGAAATTGTGTATGTTCCCCGCAGCTACGACTCCAGAGCTTATGAATACACTGCTGTCAGTGAGGAAAATCCCAACGCTTGCGTTATATGTTGA